From Candidatus Bathyarchaeota archaeon:
GAAGCTTACGGTAGAGGTCCTCGACGAGCCTCGCCATAGCCTCTGGTAGACGTATGTTGAGGTAGACGATCAAGCTGGCGTCTATGAAGACCTTCAAACCCGGAACTCCTCCTCTAGGTCGACCTCAGCCAGCTCCCCGAGCCTACCCTCCTCTCCTCCGACGGACCTCCTCCGCTCCCTGATCCAGGAGACAACCTCGTCGGGGCTCTTAACTCGCTGGATCAACACACCATCCTCCCTAGGCTCGGCGAATACTACGCCGCCTTCCCTGATCCCATAGGCCTCCCTGAGAGGCTTCGGGATCACTATCTGACCCTT
This genomic window contains:
- a CDS encoding AbrB/MazE/SpoVT family DNA-binding domain-containing protein, producing MVRLRLKVGPKGQIVIPKPLREAYGIREGGVVFAEPREDGVLIQRVKSPDEVVSWIRERRRSVGGEEGRLGELAEVDLEEEFRV